From the bacterium genome, one window contains:
- a CDS encoding LemA family protein gives MILYIILGVVVLIAIWLWSTYNGLVTAHTRADEALSDITVQMKRRLDLIPNIVESVKGYAKQEKSVLTEVTKARTAAMGVPEGDLSKQAEADNMLSGALKSLFAVSENYPDLKSNQNFLQLQQELVDTEDKIQASRRFYNGNVRDFNIKLKVFPTNMIAAQLGFKPYDFFEVAESEKAAVEKPVDVNFDDEKKK, from the coding sequence ATGATTCTGTATATCATTCTCGGTGTCGTAGTATTAATCGCTATTTGGCTGTGGTCGACGTATAACGGTCTCGTCACGGCACATACTCGTGCGGATGAGGCGCTCTCGGACATCACTGTTCAAATGAAGCGTCGACTTGATCTGATCCCAAATATCGTTGAGTCAGTCAAGGGTTACGCGAAGCAAGAAAAGTCGGTTCTGACAGAAGTCACCAAGGCGCGTACAGCGGCTATGGGCGTTCCAGAGGGCGATCTCTCCAAGCAGGCAGAGGCCGACAATATGCTTTCTGGTGCCTTGAAGAGCCTCTTTGCGGTCTCGGAAAACTACCCTGACTTGAAGAGTAATCAAAATTTCCTCCAGCTCCAGCAAGAGCTTGTCGATACCGAGGACAAGATCCAGGCATCGCGTCGCTTTTATAATGGCAACGTGCGTGACTTCAATATCAAGCTCAAGGTATTCCCAACCAACATGATCGCTGCTCAGCTTGGCTTCAAGCCATATGACTTCTTTGAGGTTGCGGAGAGCGAGAAGGCTGCAGTCGAGAAGCCAGTTGATGTAAACTTCGACGACGAAAAAAAGAAGTAA
- a CDS encoding M48 family metallopeptidase, which produces MYTEISRNKRNSVFLIFGFLIVTTIIGWVFSRALDSPIILYIAAGISIFYSWISYYNSDKMVLAVSGAREVDKKAAPELYRIVENLSIAGGLPMPRVFIIEDAAPNAFATGRDPQHAVICVTTGLISKLDKAELEGVIAHELSHIGNYDIRIMSLVAVMVSIIALLSDFFLHWGFWGGDRDDRNGGGQAQAIFVLVAVVLAVVAPIIGVLIQLAVSRKREYLADASGALLTRYPEGLVRALKKIEGDTEPLEAANKATANMYIINPLREGIEGHGAKSFMSKLFSTHPSTADRVKRLQEMEIRA; this is translated from the coding sequence ATGTACACAGAAATATCTCGCAATAAGCGGAACTCAGTCTTCCTCATCTTCGGGTTCTTGATCGTGACCACCATCATCGGCTGGGTGTTTTCGCGTGCGTTGGACTCGCCGATTATTCTTTATATCGCTGCTGGTATATCGATCTTTTATAGCTGGATTAGTTACTACAACTCAGACAAGATGGTTCTGGCTGTGTCTGGTGCGCGTGAAGTGGATAAAAAAGCAGCACCCGAGCTGTATCGTATTGTCGAAAATCTCTCGATAGCTGGTGGACTGCCGATGCCTCGGGTGTTTATCATCGAAGATGCTGCGCCAAATGCCTTTGCAACCGGGCGAGATCCTCAGCATGCGGTTATCTGCGTGACGACAGGACTAATCTCAAAGCTCGATAAGGCCGAGCTTGAAGGTGTGATCGCGCACGAGTTGTCGCATATTGGTAACTATGACATTCGTATCATGAGCCTGGTAGCGGTGATGGTCTCGATTATCGCTTTGCTGTCGGATTTTTTCTTGCATTGGGGCTTCTGGGGTGGCGATCGCGATGATCGCAATGGTGGCGGCCAAGCTCAAGCAATCTTTGTGCTCGTGGCGGTAGTACTGGCGGTCGTAGCACCGATCATTGGCGTGCTGATTCAGCTGGCCGTGAGTCGCAAGCGTGAGTATTTAGCTGATGCTTCAGGGGCATTGCTTACAAGGTATCCAGAGGGCTTGGTGCGTGCATTGAAAAAGATCGAAGGGGACACTGAGCCGCTTGAGGCCGCAAATAAAGCTACAGCAAACATGTATATCATTAACCCCTTGCGCGAGGGGATAGAGGGGCATGGCGCCAAATCTTTTATGTCGAAGCTCTTCTCGACCCACCCTTCGACCGCTGATCGGGTCAAACGTCTACAAGAAATGGAGATACGTGCATGA